Proteins from a single region of Nodularia sp. LEGE 06071:
- a CDS encoding thiol-disulfide oxidoreductase DCC family protein — translation MNYHLIYDGNCNLCVTLVQLLENLDQGNLFRYTPMQDKQTLRQWGVTPQDCEQGMILIDANAPSRRWQGSEAAEEIRRLLPMGSLFVEAYRTLPGMKWVGDRFYEQIRDNRYTLFGKRGSTYQSVYCADGSCNPENYE, via the coding sequence ATGAATTACCACTTGATCTACGACGGAAACTGCAATCTCTGCGTCACCCTAGTCCAGTTGCTGGAAAACCTAGACCAAGGAAATCTGTTTCGCTACACCCCGATGCAAGATAAGCAAACACTGAGACAGTGGGGAGTTACACCCCAAGATTGCGAACAGGGGATGATTTTAATTGATGCTAATGCACCTTCCAGACGTTGGCAAGGTAGTGAGGCTGCTGAGGAAATTCGGCGGTTATTGCCGATGGGAAGTCTATTTGTGGAAGCTTATCGGACGTTACCTGGGATGAAGTGGGTAGGCGATCGCTTCTATGAACAAATCCGCGACAACCGCTATACTCTTTTTGGCAAGCGTGGAAGTACTTATCAATCAGTTTATTGTGCCGATGGTAGCTGCAACCCAGAAAATTACGAATAA
- a CDS encoding leucine-rich repeat domain-containing protein translates to MKIKLSLIIGLIISFNLPSYTKTAIARSVNAKSFSDWCQQQSTLSPETRNTVEILLEKANTQNCAQANERLTKLTVIDLDDNQISDLQPLSALTNLTILSLDSNQISDLQPLSALTNLTTLTLINNQISDLQPLSALTNLTTLWLDDNQINDIKPLSALTNLTTLWLDDNQLRAIQPLSALANLTELTLQSNQINDIKPLSALTNLTELSLNDNKVSDLQPLSALTNLTELSLNDNQVSNLQPLSALTNLTHLTLDSNKVSDLQPLSALTNLTTLWMDANQINDIKPLSALTNLTDLTLDSNQIRAIQPLSALTNLTTLWLDDNQIRAIQPLSALTNLTILSLDSNQIRDLQPLSALTNLTTLTLDSNQINDIKPLSALTNLSTLWLDDNQINDIKPLSALTNLTELTLNSNEIKDIQTLSALTNLTELSLDFNEISDIKPLSTLTNLKLLGIKNNPIAPQTCPVEPESICTFN, encoded by the coding sequence ATGAAAATCAAATTGTCCTTAATAATTGGTTTGATAATTAGTTTTAACTTGCCATCATACACAAAGACTGCTATAGCTCGGTCTGTAAATGCTAAAAGCTTTAGCGATTGGTGTCAGCAGCAATCAACGTTATCTCCAGAAACAAGAAATACAGTGGAGATCCTGTTAGAAAAGGCTAATACTCAAAACTGCGCGCAGGCTAACGAAAGGCTTACCAAACTGACTGTTATCGACCTTGATGACAATCAAATCAGCGATCTCCAGCCTTTATCGGCGCTAACTAATTTGACTATACTCTCGCTCGACTCCAATCAAATCAGCGATCTCCAGCCTTTATCGGCGCTGACTAATTTGACTACACTCACGCTCATCAACAATCAAATCAGCGATCTCCAGCCTTTATCGGCGCTGACTAATTTGACTACACTCTGGCTGGATGACAATCAAATCAACGATATCAAGCCTTTATCGGCGCTGACTAATTTGACTACACTCTGGCTGGATGACAATCAACTCAGGGCTATCCAACCTTTATCGGCTCTGGCTAATTTGACTGAACTCACGCTCCAGTCTAATCAAATCAACGATATCAAGCCTTTATCGGCGCTGACTAATTTGACTGAACTCTCGCTTAATGACAATAAAGTCAGCGATCTCCAGCCTTTATCGGCGCTGACTAATTTGACTGAACTCTCGCTTAATGACAATCAAGTCAGCAATCTCCAGCCTTTATCGGCGCTGACTAATTTGACTCATCTCACCCTCGACTCCAATAAAGTCAGCGATCTCCAGCCTTTATCGGCGCTGACTAATTTGACTACACTCTGGATGGATGCCAATCAAATCAACGATATCAAGCCTTTATCGGCGCTGACTAATTTGACTGATCTCACCCTCGACTCCAATCAAATCAGGGCTATCCAGCCTTTATCGGCGCTGACTAATTTGACTACACTCTGGCTGGATGACAATCAAATCAGGGCTATCCAGCCTTTATCGGCGCTGACTAATTTGACTATACTCTCGCTCGACTCCAATCAAATCAGGGATCTCCAGCCTTTATCAGCGCTGACTAATTTGACTACACTCACCCTCGACTCCAATCAAATCAACGATATCAAACCTTTATCGGCGCTGACTAATTTGAGTACACTTTGGCTGGATGACAATCAAATCAACGATATCAAGCCTTTATCGGCGCTGACTAATTTGACTGAACTTACGCTTAACTCCAATGAAATCAAGGATATCCAGACTTTATCAGCGCTGACTAATTTGACCGAACTCTCGCTCGACTTCAATGAAATCAGCGATATCAAACCATTATCGACGCTGACTAATTTAAAGCTTCTGGGTATTAAGAATAACCCGATTGCACCCCAGACCTGTCCTGTGGAACCAGAGTCGATCTGTACCTTTAATTAA
- the psbQ gene encoding photosystem II protein PsbQ, translating into MARHRSIFSLLLVLLATFLISCGSPSVTVAPPTYTATQLERIGEYVPKIQAVRDRAGELKTLIKTQDWIDVSNFIHGPMTEARSSMTYIIPNLLPSTQPIARQKTRDLLNHLVKIDQAAGPSDTQLALSNYQEVIEDIDNFFKLLPDTNSQA; encoded by the coding sequence ATGGCGCGTCACCGCTCGATTTTTTCTCTGCTTTTAGTATTATTAGCTACATTCCTCATTAGTTGTGGTAGCCCTAGCGTCACAGTTGCACCTCCAACTTACACAGCTACTCAACTGGAGCGAATTGGGGAATACGTTCCGAAAATTCAGGCTGTGCGCGATCGCGCAGGAGAACTGAAAACCCTGATCAAAACACAGGATTGGATTGATGTCAGCAATTTTATACATGGCCCGATGACAGAAGCTAGGTCAAGCATGACTTATATCATTCCCAACCTCCTACCTTCTACCCAACCCATAGCACGGCAAAAAACGCGAGATTTGCTTAACCACCTGGTGAAAATCGATCAAGCGGCTGGACCAAGTGATACCCAACTTGCTTTGAGTAACTACCAAGAAGTTATCGAAGACATTGATAATTTCTTTAAACTGCTTCCTGACACAAACTCGCAAGCATAA
- a CDS encoding TPM domain-containing protein: protein MKLNFLKPKRIFFLGIFSASIVFSPLSSLALKVEEVPNPRQVSGGWVTDLADILSDDTEAQINQMISDLEAKKGTEIAVVTVPTTSPATSPKSFATELFNHWGIGKQGEDNGVLFLISVGDRRVEIETGYGVEAILPDARVGNIINSQIIPEFKKGDFAGGTLAGTKALVLVLGSDPAQAATLFTTETTADGWNWGVFAQTAGNIILAVGSVMFLIISPRLIPKKMFLVREEDIRQKQRAYLFLCGDCQRPMKKVDATIIEPYLKKPHKTAQNIRSVKFQGWKCVHCSPIPNGKGFNLIALESNSSRFQQCPHCKELTIIRTEKVIERPTRLTSGIKQVVDKCHCCTYHHEMEKKIPPLPPPSSGGSGGGGYSGGGYSGGGYSGGGSSGGSFGGGSSGGGGAGGSW from the coding sequence ATGAAATTAAATTTTCTCAAACCAAAACGGATTTTTTTTCTAGGTATATTTTCAGCATCCATAGTTTTTTCTCCGTTGTCTAGCCTCGCCTTAAAGGTGGAAGAAGTGCCGAATCCTCGACAAGTATCGGGTGGTTGGGTAACTGATCTGGCAGATATTCTCAGCGATGATACAGAAGCCCAAATTAATCAGATGATTTCTGATTTAGAAGCTAAAAAAGGGACAGAAATTGCTGTGGTCACAGTACCCACAACTTCCCCAGCAACTTCGCCCAAAAGTTTTGCAACCGAATTATTCAATCATTGGGGAATTGGTAAACAAGGAGAAGATAATGGTGTATTATTCTTAATTTCAGTAGGCGATCGCCGGGTAGAAATTGAAACTGGTTACGGTGTTGAGGCGATATTACCTGATGCCAGAGTCGGCAACATAATCAATAGCCAAATTATCCCAGAATTTAAAAAAGGTGATTTTGCAGGTGGGACACTGGCGGGAACCAAAGCGCTGGTATTGGTTTTAGGTTCTGACCCGGCTCAAGCTGCTACTCTATTTACAACAGAAACTACTGCCGATGGCTGGAACTGGGGAGTATTCGCTCAAACAGCCGGGAATATAATACTGGCAGTAGGAAGTGTGATGTTTCTGATTATATCCCCTCGGCTCATCCCTAAGAAAATGTTCCTGGTACGAGAAGAGGATATACGTCAAAAACAGCGCGCCTACCTTTTTTTGTGTGGTGATTGCCAACGGCCGATGAAAAAAGTAGACGCAACGATAATTGAGCCATATCTAAAAAAACCGCACAAAACCGCACAAAATATCCGTAGTGTCAAATTTCAGGGGTGGAAATGTGTCCATTGTAGCCCAATACCAAATGGTAAGGGATTTAATTTAATTGCTCTTGAGAGTAATTCATCTCGATTTCAACAATGCCCCCATTGTAAAGAATTGACTATAATTCGCACTGAGAAAGTTATCGAAAGACCCACGCGACTTACTTCGGGAATCAAACAGGTTGTCGATAAATGCCATTGTTGTACTTATCACCACGAAATGGAGAAAAAAATTCCCCCTTTACCTCCCCCATCTAGCGGTGGTAGTGGTGGCGGTGGTTATAGTGGCGGTGGTTATAGTGGTGGTGGTTATAGTGGCGGTGGTAGTAGTGGCGGCAGCTTTGGCGGTGGTAGTAGCGGTGGCGGCGGTGCTGGTGGGAGTTGGTAA
- a CDS encoding TPM domain-containing protein produces MKLNFLKPKRIFLLGIFSASIVLSPLSSLALKVEEVPNPRQVSGGWVTDLADILSADTKAQINQMIADLEAKNGTEIAVVTVPTTSPAPSPKSFATELFNHWGIGKQGEDNGVLFLISVGDRRVEIETGYGVEAILPDAKVGNIINSKITPRFKQGDFSGGTLAGTKALIVVLGSDSQPPGLFTRVIQSTIDRFGVSSDLLVFLLLVGITEASVIGLFFFNRFIYERSRRTLLHPEDRTRRKEGYYVFCCIECKKRMKNIDFKSVAPHLNVKEQTALKLGSVKFEGWQCLTCSQQSTGRGFHLIGLESTLYKFDICPHCKEYTVTRTDKILNRATRSRGGKKLVMHKCHHCNYYQETEKTIPRLPPPSSSSGGGYGGGGYSGGGGFGGGSSGGGGAGGDF; encoded by the coding sequence ATGAAATTAAATTTCCTAAAACCAAAGCGGATTTTTCTGTTAGGTATATTTTCAGCATCTATCGTCCTTTCTCCGTTGTCTAGCCTCGCCTTAAAGGTGGAAGAAGTGCCGAATCCTCGACAAGTATCGGGTGGTTGGGTAACTGATCTGGCAGATATTCTCAGCGCGGATACCAAAGCCCAAATTAATCAGATGATTGCTGATTTAGAGGCGAAAAATGGCACAGAAATTGCTGTAGTCACAGTACCCACAACTTCCCCAGCGCCTTCACCCAAAAGTTTTGCGACGGAATTATTCAATCATTGGGGAATTGGGAAACAAGGAGAAGATAATGGTGTATTATTCTTAATCTCAGTAGGCGATCGCCGGGTAGAAATTGAGACTGGTTACGGTGTCGAGGCGATTTTACCTGATGCCAAAGTCGGTAACATAATCAATAGCAAAATTACGCCGCGATTTAAACAAGGTGATTTCTCAGGTGGGACACTGGCGGGAACCAAAGCATTAATAGTAGTTTTAGGTTCTGATTCTCAGCCCCCAGGATTATTTACTAGAGTCATTCAATCTACTATTGATCGCTTTGGGGTTTCATCGGATTTATTAGTATTCTTACTTTTGGTAGGAATAACAGAGGCATCAGTCATAGGGTTGTTTTTTTTCAACCGATTCATATACGAAAGATCGCGGAGAACTCTTTTACATCCAGAAGACAGGACAAGAAGAAAAGAAGGTTATTATGTTTTTTGCTGTATCGAGTGTAAGAAACGCATGAAAAACATAGATTTCAAAAGCGTTGCACCACATCTCAACGTCAAGGAACAAACAGCACTAAAGTTAGGTAGTGTCAAATTTGAGGGGTGGCAATGTCTCACTTGCTCTCAGCAGTCAACTGGTAGGGGATTTCATTTAATTGGTCTGGAAAGTACTTTATATAAGTTTGACATCTGCCCTCACTGTAAAGAATATACCGTTACTCGCACTGATAAAATTCTCAACCGAGCCACTCGATCTCGTGGGGGCAAAAAACTGGTGATGCATAAATGCCACCATTGTAATTATTACCAGGAAACCGAGAAAACAATTCCCCGCTTACCTCCTCCTTCTTCTAGCAGTGGTGGTGGTTATGGTGGTGGTGGTTATAGTGGTGGTGGAGGTTTTGGCGGTGGTAGTAGCGGCGGTGGTGGTGCTGGTGGAGATTTCT